One genomic segment of Gossypium arboreum isolate Shixiya-1 chromosome 3, ASM2569848v2, whole genome shotgun sequence includes these proteins:
- the LOC108475551 gene encoding U-box domain-containing protein 15-like, translating into MSPLLQTPEESTAPSRSGRKLARTTMGLERDKKRHGDFEDRRGDTLADEIGIVTTAPAPNGVDLVQESVSLIEYVARLGDFRSTQRQECYSLVRRMKSLLPLFDEIRFLGSAIPPNGIASLSKLKKVFCLAKKLLKTCNEGSKIYLALESEAMMVKFHAVHEKLCQALDELPFDEIEVSVEVREQVELMVTQLRRGKRRKDTQDMELAVDLMAISSKTDERNADIAIIERLAKKLDLNTVENLKKETMAISNVAKERGQTSECVEQIVEILNKFKQVFAMEVIDVFEDTVKPKLLSKSGSLVIPHEFLCPITLEVMRDPVIIATGQTFERESIQKWFDSNHRTCPKTRERLGHLSLAPNHALKNLITQWRQTKNYKSPNTEGLASPQGSSVKQEEISSLVEELSSCQLEVQRRAAKDIRMLSKENPESRILFAENGAIPALVQLLTYPDSKIQEHAVTALLNLSINDTNKKLIANEQAIPTIIDVLRNGRMESRENSAAALFSLSMLDENKVTIALSDGIPALVELLEQGTVRGKKDAVTALFNLCLNQANKARAIDAGIVPPLLLLLKDKKLNMVDEALSMFLLLVTHPQGRYEIGQLSFIGTLVDIIKKGTPKNKECAASVLLELSSNNSSHILAALQFGVYEHLVDISETGTNRAQRKARGLLQVMKTSDQLP; encoded by the exons ATGTCTCCTCTCCTTCAAACCCCCGAAGAGAGCACAGCCCCTAGCCGTTCCGGGAGAAAGCTTGCACGAACTACGATGGGGCTAGAGAGAGACAAAAAGAGACACGGAGATTTTGAAGATCGAAGAGGGGATACGTTGGCGGATGAAATTGGAATCGTCACTACAGCACCCGCACCCAATGGGGTCGATTTGGTTCAGGAAAGCGTTAGCCTCATCGAATATGTTGCCCGCCTTGGAGATTTCAGAAGCACCCAACGACAAGAATGTTACAGCCTCGTCCGGCGGATGAAGAGTTTGTTGCCCTTGTTCGATGAGATTCGCTTCCTCGGTTCCGCCATTCCTCCTAACGGCATTGCTTCTTTGTCAAAGCTCAAGAAAGTTTTTTGTTTGGCCAAGAAACTTTTGAAAACTTGCAATGAGGGTAGCAAGATTTACCTG GCGTTGGAGAGTGAGGCTATGATGGTCAAATTTCACGCTGTTCACGAAAAATTATGCCAGGCTCTGGATGAGTTACCTTTCGATGAAATTGAAGTTTCTGTGGAAGTGAGGGAGCAG GTTGAGCTAATGGTGACACAATTGAGGCGAGGTAAAAGGCGAAAAGACACACAGGATATGGAACTTGCAGTAGATTTAATGGCGATATCCTCAAAAACCGATGAAAGGAACGCTGATATTGCCATAATAGAGAGGCTAGCCAAGAAACTAGATTTGAATACCGTTGAGAACTTGAAGAAAGAAACTATGGCTATAAGCAATGTCGCTAAAGAAAGAGGCCAAACTTCAGAATGTGTAGAGCAAATTGTAGAGATACTCAACAAATTCAAGCAGGTTTTCGCCATGGAAGTAATTGATGTTTTTGAGGATACTGTCAAGCCTAAACTGTTGTCGAAGTCTGGGTCTTTAGTGATTCCGCATGAATTCCTTTGTCCGATCACGCTCGAAGTAATGAGAGATCCGGTTATCATCGCAACTGGACAG ACATTTGAAAGAGAAAGCATACAAAAGTGGTTTGATTCCAACCATCGGACCTGCCCGAAGACGAGGGAGAGGTTAGGTCACTTGTCGTTAGCGCCAAATCATGCTCTCAAGAACCTTATCACTCAATGGCGACAGACGAAAAATTATAAGAGCCCCAATACAGAGGGTCTTGCATCCCCACAAGGCTCATCTGTTAAACAGGAAGAGATCTCATCTCTGGTTGAAGAACTATCTTCATGTCAATTGGAAGTGCAGAGAAGGGCAGCAAAGGATATTCGAATGCTTTCCAAAGAGAACCCCGAGAGCCGAATTTTGTTTGCTGAAAATGGAGCAATCCCAGCATTGGTGCAGTTGTTGACGTATCCAGATTCCAAGATTCAAGAGCATGCCGTGACAGCCCTATTGAATTTATCCATTAATGACACTAACAAGAAGCTCATAGCTAATGAACAAGCAATACCAACAATAATAGATGTGTTGCGAAATGGACGTATGGAGTCGAGAGAGAATTCAGCAGCAGCTTTATTTAGTTTATCGATGCTGGATGAGAACAAAGTAACAATAGCACTCTCAGACGGTATTCCCGCACTGGTAGAATTGTTGGAGCAGGGGACAGTTAGAGGCAAAAAAGATGCTGTCACAGCACTGTTCAACCTATGTCTGAACCAAGCCAATAAAGCAAGGGCTATTGATGCAGGCATTGTACCACCTTTACTGCTCTTACTCAAGGACAAGAAACTGAACATGGTTGATGAGGCCCTTTCCATGTTCTTACTACTTGTAACTCATCCACAAGGTAGATATGAGATTGGGCAGCTTTCATTCATTGGAACCCTGGTTGATATCATCAAAAAGGGGACCCCGAAGAACAAGGAGTGTGCAGCCTCGGTTCTTCTGGAGTTGAGTTCCAATAATTCATCTCACATTCTTGCAGCCCTTCAGTTTGGTGTTTATGAGCATTTAGTTGACATCTCCGAAACCGGAACAAATAGAGCACAAAGGAAAGCTAGAGGACTTTTACAGGTTATGAAAACAAGTGACCAACTTCCATGA